In a genomic window of Methanosarcina horonobensis HB-1 = JCM 15518:
- a CDS encoding AI-2E family transporter — MRLNYPPDGVSQLIASRWKIGVAIALAVLLFFAFLILLPLADGIVLGIVFAYIARPIQVKFGKYRKIGSLVASLCIFIPIVFIVGAGIVEILNQLSWFIEHQTSVLSGILDFIHSLEISEAYVERINNAIWNLFTSLLPAVGSIGLIAYARSIGLFVINFIVSIFFCYFLLADGDRLYCAFIGVIPGDYRPIVNRYAAHLDLILKGVFIGNAYSALIVSVTSVFVFYAFGFTHVLALATLIFIASVIPLFAGYMVLVPLAIIRYFEQGLESAFLFFLVSSLVIYGPPELILRPYLTSLKSKIHPMLLMLAFLGGAFVGGVAGFFAAPILLGALVAAYRVYQEQIHPELVAQADPDLRNPAESCRTG, encoded by the coding sequence ATGCGACTTAATTACCCACCTGACGGAGTCAGCCAGCTTATTGCCAGCCGCTGGAAAATAGGAGTAGCTATTGCATTAGCTGTGCTTTTGTTCTTTGCTTTCCTGATCCTGCTGCCCCTGGCAGACGGAATAGTTCTAGGGATAGTCTTTGCTTATATTGCCAGACCTATCCAGGTAAAATTTGGAAAGTACCGAAAAATAGGATCTCTTGTCGCCAGCCTCTGTATTTTCATCCCTATAGTGTTCATTGTAGGAGCCGGAATTGTTGAGATTCTTAACCAGCTCTCCTGGTTTATTGAACACCAAACTTCAGTTCTGAGCGGAATTCTGGATTTTATACATTCACTGGAAATTTCGGAAGCATATGTTGAAAGAATAAATAACGCAATCTGGAACCTTTTTACCTCTCTGCTCCCTGCTGTTGGCAGCATAGGACTAATCGCATATGCCCGGAGCATAGGACTTTTCGTAATTAACTTCATAGTTTCTATTTTCTTCTGCTATTTTCTGCTTGCCGATGGGGACAGACTTTACTGTGCTTTTATTGGTGTAATTCCGGGAGATTACCGGCCTATTGTAAACCGTTATGCAGCTCACCTTGACCTTATCCTGAAAGGAGTTTTCATAGGCAATGCTTATTCCGCTCTCATCGTAAGCGTGACTTCAGTGTTTGTATTTTACGCTTTCGGATTTACCCATGTGCTTGCCCTTGCAACCCTGATCTTTATAGCCTCGGTTATCCCTCTTTTTGCCGGATATATGGTGCTTGTGCCCCTGGCTATAATACGTTATTTTGAGCAGGGACTTGAAAGTGCATTTCTTTTCTTTCTGGTTTCTTCCCTTGTAATCTATGGTCCCCCTGAACTTATTCTCAGGCCTTACCTGACCAGCCTGAAATCAAAGATCCATCCAATGCTGCTTATGCTCGCTTTCCTGGGAGGAGCTTTTGTAGGGGGAGTTGCAGGTTTTTTTGCAGCCCCAATCCTCCTTGGAGCGCTCGTTGCAGCTTACAGGGTTTATCAGGAGCAGATCCATCCTGAACTGGTTGCCCAGGCTGACCCCGACCTTAGAAATCCGGCAGAATCGTGCAGGACTGGTTGA